Below is a window of Rhodoglobus vestalii DNA.
AAATCGGATGCGGTGGCCGGATTGAACACGCCCAGCTGATTACTGAAGAAGATTTTCCCCGTTTCGCCGCTCTCGGCATTGTCGCCAGCGTGCAGCCCGAACATGCCATGGATGATCGTGATGTGGCAGACGCCTACTGGGCGGGGCGTAACGACCGCACCATTGCGTTGCGGGCACTGCTCGATGCGGGTGTCAAACTCCTGATGGGGTCGGATGCACCCGTGGCTCCGCTTGACCCGTGGGCGACGATTTCCGCTGCGGTGAGTCGCAGTCGCGATGGGCGAGAGCCCTGGCATCCGGAGCAGTGCATCACCGTGGCTGAAGCGTTGCAGGCATCAGTGCAGTCGTCCATCGCGGTCGGTGAGGTCGCTGACATTGTGGTGACACGAAAAAACCCGCTCGACTGCAGCGGAGAAGAGCTGCGAGCGATGCGGGTTGACGCGACGATTCTTGATGGCCGCTTCACTCACAACGAATTGTAAGAAAAGCGGCCACCAGAAACGTTATTTGGTCGCGAGGTGGGCGAAGAGGAACCAGCGGTCCTTCTCCAGCCCGCGAGCGATTTCGATCGCGACATCTTCGCTCACCTTGTCGAGCTCACCCAGCTCATCAACGGCGGTGCGCACGGTTACCAGCGTTGCATCGATGGCCGCAATTACTTCGGCAATAGTGTCATCCGACTGCTGAAAACCAGCCGTCATCGAGGGCGTGCTCGCTTTCGCGGCGACGGTCTGGGTGCGTGCATCGATGGGGAGGCCCAGAGCCACGACGCGCTCGGCGGCGGTGTCAGCGAACTCACGAGCGTGGTCGACAATACTGTCGAGGAGTTCGTGAACAGCCTGGAAGTTCGCGCCGCGTACATGCCAGTGAGCCTGCTTGCCATCAATGGAGAGAGCGATGAGGTCGGTGACGACGGGGCCTAAAAACTGGGCAACACCCGAGGTGACGTCAGGGTCTGCTGAGGTCTGTGGAACTGCTTTAATCTCGGTCATTTGTGCTCCTTCGTTGTTCTTCTAGTACAACGCTACGGCGACACAAAAATTCCACAAGCAAGCTGAGGCAACGCTAACTAGCACCCCCGGTCGCGCCCTCGTCGGTGGGCGGGCGCTACCGCAGGGCGCTGATTCTGGTGTTGAGGGTCTTAAAATCGCGAATTCTGCGCTCAAGTGTGATGCCAAGGAACAAAACGATTGCTCCGCCAACAACGGCCCACATCCACCAGTCTGTGAGCTGGTACAGCGCCACGATGGCCGGTGCGAAGGTGTGTGCGGCATGAATCAGTACGACGATCGTTCCGATGAGCAATGGTGATTTCAGTGTGAACCACGCCCCGGCGACGATTGTCACGACGGAGGCGATTCCGAGGGCAATAATCCTCCACTGCGTATCGGCGCTTTCGTTGTCGGTAAAAGTCACGATAAGACTGGGAACGAGAGCGACCAGAAACCCGGGCGCAAGCCATCTAAAGCTTCGCGCCTCAGGGTTGCGCCTCAATCGCACAGCCCCATGGGTGATGAGGGCTGCACCGAGCAGCACCGTAACCCATTCGATGGGCTGAATTAGCCCCGCGGCTAGGGCGATGACCCCGAGCGCGGTTGCGAGCCCACAGGTGAGGTAGCTGATGCGAGGGGTCAGCGGTGGAGTAGCAATTCGGGTGCTCAACACCAGAATTGCGGCGCCGAGGGCAACGAGGGCGACAATCCGGATCTCGTTGGTCGCGGTGTCGCTACTCCCCACGGTGAGCATGATCACAGCTTCTAGCGAATAGGTCAGAACCATTGCCGAGGCGAGCAACGCTTCGCTGGCGATTGCCCGGCGGTTGGTGGCGGTGGCGCGGTCGACGCCTGATCGAGCGAGACCGAAGCCTGCCAGTGCCACTAGTGCCGCGGCGCCGAGCACCCACGCATCCACTGGCAGCGGGGTGTTGCCCAAGTTCTCAACTGTGTACAGGGTGCGCGCTGTTGCGACCACCACGAGACCCGAGGCGGAGGCGACGATCGAGATCCCCCAGAATTCGGTGAGCCGTGGTCGTGCTGGGATGAATGCGGCAGCAAGGAGTAGTGCGCCACAGAATCCGGCAATCACTAGCGGGCGGAGTTCTGTTCCGCTCGCGGCATTGAGCGATAGCGGGACTATCCCCAGCAGAAGACCGACGAGGGCGATGTAGTGTGCCGAAACGAGACGGCTTTCGCGCAATTCAGCCCGCGCAATAAGAATTGCGATGGCGAGTACTACTGCTGCTAGTGGCAGTACGTAGGCTTCGAGTGCGTCTACGCGGGATTGGTCGAGGCGGATCCAGAGGGACCAGGTGGCGAAGGCGACTGCGGCCCAGATTGCGTGGCGGCGTAGTGAGTGTGATCCGAAGATGCCGTCGGCGGAGATGGATGCCAGCAGGAGGGTGATGGCCACCAGCAGCACGATCAGCCAGTGGCTTGCTTGTGGTTCAAGGATCGCGCTGAGGGTGGTGATTGCGGCGACGGCGAGTGCGCTGAGTTCGCTGAATCGACGCACCAGCGTGTGCTTCTGACGCACTCGGAGCACCATGCTGAGCACCGCAACCAGCGCGGATGCTGTGGCAGGGGCAAGTTCGATCGCGACCGTGCCGAGCCCAACCGTTCTAATGGCACTGTCGAGTAGCCATGCTGTTGCTGGCGCCAACAGTGCGGCTGCTGAGATCCGTTCCACGACAGGAATACGCCTGCCACGACCCAGCATTGTGAGGCTGAGGATCGTGCCGAAGACTACTGCGACGATCAGGCTCATCAGGTGCAACGGGAGAATTAGCGCAGCCTCGACGAGAGGGCCACTGGTGCTGTTGGCGATCCACAGATTTGCGCCGGCCGCGGTGGCGAGAGCCAATCCCACCCACCACAGCGCGCGCCGTTCTGTCGGATCAACATCTCGCAGATTCGACCAGAGCGCGCGCACCAGCACTCCGACGGCCACAATCGAGACGGCGAACCACCATTCGGTGATGTGAATGAGGTTGGCGCTGAGGGCAGTAAACGCCGCCACAATCGACAGTGCGAACGCGAGGTAGCTCAATCGCGGCGTGAGCGGTGACGGCATCGCGCGTCTACTCAACATCAGTAGCGCTGCGGCGAGGGTGACGAGGCTAAGAACTCGGATATCGTTGGCGAGCGTTTCTTGAACGCCGACACTTCGCAGGATGACCGTTTCGAGCGCGAAGAGCAGAACAATGGCGACACCCAGTAATGCTTCGCTGGCGATTGCCCAGCGGGTGTGTGCGGCGGTGCGCGAGAAACCTGCCGAGGCGAGCCCGAAACTTGCCAGCGCGAGGATGGCGACTGCTCCCAGCACCCAGACGTCAACTTCGGGCGAGGAGAGTGAATTGTTGTCGACGGTAACAAGGGTGCGCGCGGTGGTGGCGGTGACAACGCCGGTGGCAGAGGCAATGATGGTGATTCCCCAGAACTCGACGAGTCTCGGGTGGGGGGCCAGGAACGCTGCTGTGAGCAGTAGCGCTCCACAAATCCCGGCGATCACCAGCGTGCGAAGCTCTGACCCACTGGCAGCGTTGAGTGTGAGCGGCATGATCGCGATGAATAAGCCCGCCAGCGCAATGTACGGGGCCGAGCGCAGGCACGATTCGCGCAGCTCGGCACGGGCGATGAATACGGTGATGGCGAGTACTACTGCTGCTAGTGGCAGTACGTAGGCTTCGAGTGCGTCTACGCGGGATTGGTCGAGGCGGATCCAGAGGGACCAGGTGGCGAAGGCGACTGCGGCCCAGATTGCGTGGCGGCGTAGTGAGTGTGATCCGAAGATGCCGTCGGCGGAGATGGATGCCAGCAGGAGGGTGATGGCCACCAGCAGCACGATCAGCCAGTGGCTTGCTTGTGGTTCAAGGATCGCGCTGAGGGTGGTGATTGCGGCGACGGCGAGTGCGCTGAGTTCGCTGAATCGACGCACCAGCGTGCGTTGGTTACGCACCCGAAGTGTCATGCTGACGATACCAACCAGTACGGATGCTGTGGCGGGGGCAAGTTCGATCGCAATGGTGCTAAGTCCTATTGTTCTACTAGCGCTATCAAGCGCCCACACCGTCGCCGGCGCCAACAGAATAGCGGCGGAGATTCTTTGTGCCGCGTGCGTTGTTGTGCTGCGGTCCAGCATTGTGAGGCCGAGGGCGGCCACAAATGCGATCGCGACGATCAGGCTAACGACATGAAGGGGGAGCGCGAGTGGTGCACCAAGCACAGGCGCACCGCTGACGGCGGCGGTCCAAAGGTTCGCTGCGGCCACGGTGCTGATGGTGAACCCCATCCACCACAGCACACGACGCTCGGGCTGGAGAACATCCCGAGTCGTTGGAAGGAGTGAACAGGCGAACAACGCCACGGCGGCAATCGAGACGGTCATCCATATCTCAAGCGGGTTCGGGGCGTTGGGGGTCAACGCGAATTGCAGTTGTTCTCCGATGCCTGCGGAGGCGAGAACAAAGATAAACGCTGAGGTGCCGAACAGGGTCACCCGGAGAGCCCTGATATCGATGAGATATCTGGCCAGGAAGATGAGGATGCCCGTGGTGATGCTCGCGAATAGCCACGTTTCGTAGCTGGACCAGCCAGACGCGTAGGCGAGAGAAAGCGCCAGGATACTGGCGGCAGCAACCGTGAGGTGGGTGCGGCGCGCGCCACGGCGTTGACGGTCGATTGCTACGACCAGCAGCGCGGTGGCCGCAACGGCGAGCCAGGTCGCGATGGCGCCCAGGAGCGATCCGGTGAGTGGGGCACCGAGCGAGAGCGCGGTCCCTGCACTCGCAATCACGATATGGGCACGTGCACGAAGTTGCGCTGTTGCCCACCAGGTCAGCGCCAGGGCGACGGGGATCACAAGGAGGGAGAGCTGGGGCCAACCGTTGCTGAGAATGTCAAAGGTAACGCTGCCGGGGAGGCGTCGGCGCAGGCCTTGCTGATCGACGAACTGGAACGCGGTACCGACCGAGGTGGCCAAGGGTGAAACGGTCGCAACGAGGGTGACGCCCCACACGCCGAGGGAAGCCCAAAAAGTGGCAGAACGTGTCGCGCTGTCGCTGCGACGGCCGCTTGCTTCGCTGAGGAGCGCGATCGCGGTCAGCGTCGCAATGACAACGATGACGAGCGTCGGCGGGGTCGTCGTTCTGTCACCAGAAACCATTGCGTCAGCGATAACAGTCCACACTCCCGAAGCAAACAGCACTCCGGATGCGGTGGCGAATGAGTTCCGCACAATCGCGGGCAAGTGTGCCCGATGCGCAACAGCGCTGTGAATGGCCGCAACTATGCCAATGGCAAGCAGCCATCCACCAAGTTCTGTATCCCGAACCAACAACCGGTCCCAAACAGCACTGGCGAATCCGACGACGAGTGCCAGCATCGCGTATACCAACGTCACGGAGCGCTCGATGATGGCGCGGTTATTGTCGTGGGCTGCTGTCACATGGATGAGGGAGGCCGCCGCCAGCGCCGTCATTGCGACCAGGGTGCCAGCGCCAGATTCTTCGCTGGGCACAATCCCCGAGACAAAGAGTGCCAC
It encodes the following:
- a CDS encoding Dps family protein — translated: MTEIKAVPQTSADPDVTSGVAQFLGPVVTDLIALSIDGKQAHWHVRGANFQAVHELLDSIVDHAREFADTAAERVVALGLPIDARTQTVAAKASTPSMTAGFQQSDDTIAEVIAAIDATLVTVRTAVDELGELDKVSEDVAIEIARGLEKDRWFLFAHLATK
- a CDS encoding SCO7613 C-terminal domain-containing membrane protein, with protein sequence MASSPRSFIDHVGHVLFPRGPKDLTDVSRCPACFTQLPSHLVCSSCQLDLNHPDASLLREASLSAVSAMDARLELIGKVRFETEVERAKAAAVRVNAEQAVVAENRNRASEAAAASTAAAVAASVPATAAPSANDPAVAAPNIAVPVARSHYGVQVILLIVGVSLLSVGAIFFLIYAFISFGLIWRSVIIATITIASIVGATFVKRRGLSATAEALSALAVVFVVLDIYALRANELLVIGDAAGRTYWGSALMIAAASFVFWHRASGLRLVSIFGYTVFPPAVALFVSGIVPSEESGAGTLVAMTALAAASLIHVTAAHDNNRAIIERSVTLVYAMLALVVGFASAVWDRLLVRDTELGGWLLAIGIVAAIHSAVAHRAHLPAIVRNSFATASGVLFASGVWTVIADAMVSGDRTTTPPTLVIVVIATLTAIALLSEASGRRSDSATRSATFWASLGVWGVTLVATVSPLATSVGTAFQFVDQQGLRRRLPGSVTFDILSNGWPQLSLLVIPVALALTWWATAQLRARAHIVIASAGTALSLGAPLTGSLLGAIATWLAVAATALLVVAIDRQRRGARRTHLTVAAASILALSLAYASGWSSYETWLFASITTGILIFLARYLIDIRALRVTLFGTSAFIFVLASAGIGEQLQFALTPNAPNPLEIWMTVSIAAVALFACSLLPTTRDVLQPERRVLWWMGFTISTVAAANLWTAAVSGAPVLGAPLALPLHVVSLIVAIAFVAALGLTMLDRSTTTHAAQRISAAILLAPATVWALDSASRTIGLSTIAIELAPATASVLVGIVSMTLRVRNQRTLVRRFSELSALAVAAITTLSAILEPQASHWLIVLLVAITLLLASISADGIFGSHSLRRHAIWAAVAFATWSLWIRLDQSRVDALEAYVLPLAAVVLAITVFIARAELRESCLRSAPYIALAGLFIAIMPLTLNAASGSELRTLVIAGICGALLLTAAFLAPHPRLVEFWGITIIASATGVVTATTARTLVTVDNNSLSSPEVDVWVLGAVAILALASFGLASAGFSRTAAHTRWAIASEALLGVAIVLLFALETVILRSVGVQETLANDIRVLSLVTLAAALLMLSRRAMPSPLTPRLSYLAFALSIVAAFTALSANLIHITEWWFAVSIVAVGVLVRALWSNLRDVDPTERRALWWVGLALATAAGANLWIANSTSGPLVEAALILPLHLMSLIVAVVFGTILSLTMLGRGRRIPVVERISAAALLAPATAWLLDSAIRTVGLGTVAIELAPATASALVAVLSMVLRVRQKHTLVRRFSELSALAVAAITTLSAILEPQASHWLIVLLVAITLLLASISADGIFGSHSLRRHAIWAAVAFATWSLWIRLDQSRVDALEAYVLPLAAVVLAIAILIARAELRESRLVSAHYIALVGLLLGIVPLSLNAASGTELRPLVIAGFCGALLLAAAFIPARPRLTEFWGISIVASASGLVVVATARTLYTVENLGNTPLPVDAWVLGAAALVALAGFGLARSGVDRATATNRRAIASEALLASAMVLTYSLEAVIMLTVGSSDTATNEIRIVALVALGAAILVLSTRIATPPLTPRISYLTCGLATALGVIALAAGLIQPIEWVTVLLGAALITHGAVRLRRNPEARSFRWLAPGFLVALVPSLIVTFTDNESADTQWRIIALGIASVVTIVAGAWFTLKSPLLIGTIVVLIHAAHTFAPAIVALYQLTDWWMWAVVGGAIVLFLGITLERRIRDFKTLNTRISALR